A window of Oscillatoria sp. FACHB-1407 genomic DNA:
CAAAATAGGCAGGTTCAAGTGTCAGGAGATGATTAAAAATACGTTGTTTTAAGTCAAATTCAACTTGCCGACCGACCCCAAATAACAGAATCCGAGATGCCATCCGCACGACCCACATGACCGATGCCAACACAAGAATGAGTGCAACGTAATACAACACTCGTTCAAAACTAAATGTCACTTGCAGGCGATCGATGCTATTGCGAATCAGTAGAGGAATGTAAACGCCAATCGCATTCACAACAAGCAGTGCAAGGATTCCTAGAACAGTCTGTCGCCAATGAGGACGCAGGTAGGTTAAGAGTTTTTGTAAACGATTTGAATTAGCCATGTAGTGAGGAGTTGATAGTCAATAGTCAACAGTCAATAGTCAATAGTCAATAGTCAACAGTCAATAGTTAATGGTTAACAGTCAATAGTTAATGGTTAATAGTCAATGGTTAACGAATCAGTAGCTTATAAGTGATGGCTATTAGTCGATGAGCAGTGATTGAGCGTGGGGAGAAGTGTTCGTCACTCTGTGTCATGAGCAATTGACAACTAACTACTGAGAACGACCTAGAAGGACACCGGATTTAACAGCCAACCCCGCAGGAAATAATAAACTGATGTCAGATATTCATCGACAACACGAGTGGTTAAAGCAAGTGCCTCAACATTCGGAACCAGATCGGATAGGAGAGCTAATCGCCTTCCCTCTCGCAGTTGAAAGGCAAAGAAATCAGTTGGTCGCGCTTGTGCCTGCAAGCCCACCTGAGCAAAGGCAGAGGTAGCTCGGCGAATATTAATCGCAGGCGAGATTAAGACGATCGTATCATTTGCCTTTTCATAGCCGCGTTCCACTAAGAGTTGTTCAACCTCAAGCGCACTACTTCGCACATCAACCCCTTCAGGCTCAATCAAAATCCGCTCTTCTGGCACTCCCGCACTCACGAGCAGATTGATCGTGTCTTCGGTTCGGTTTGCCCCTTCTGCACCGCTGTCAGGTTGAGGTCCAGCACTCACAATCACCAACGGAGTGTTGCCCTGGGCTGCCAGGTTTTGATAGATCTGACCAGCGTAATAGAGCCGCGACACCAATCCTGTACCGAAGCCATCTTCAGGACTGCTGAATTGCGTGCGGACTCCATAAGTCGGGTCGGCGGGTGAGGTACCATCACCGAGAATGACGATCGCCCTTACTGTAGAAGGATTTGGAGGACTATCCCCTTGAAGTTGCACGGTTGTGGATGCCGATCGCTCCGTTTGCGAGGCTAACCAATACGACACAATCGGTGTACTGGTGAAAAATAGAACCAACAGAGCGGCTACAACCTGATTAGCCGCGATTTTTTTAGTGCCTTCCTTGAGTGAATTGAGTAATAGAAAAATCGCGAGTCCCAGAGGTTTCAGCGGCAGAGACAAAATGCTCCAGACGGTTCCAACGGTTTTATTGGTCGGTTCTAAAAAAGCCAGAATGATAAAGGCAAATACGATTAATCCACCTAACCAGGTTAGATAAACTTTGTTAATAAATCGGCTGAAGATATACCAGATGATGGTGACAATCAGTACCCAAAGCAAAACTCGTGTTAGCAGTTCAAACATGGTTGTGTCCTCATCATCTGCTTCTCTTAAGTGTAGGAAACCAGGAAGCCATTTAACTTCGCTAGTGGAGTCTTTATCTGAGTTAATGCAGATGGAAAAAATTGGTAATTTGTTGCTGTTTTAGTGTATATCGATTTTTGACGAGTTACACCATATTTGCCAATGGAGTGGCGGTATCTACAGGGGTAAAGCCTCCAGCAAGAAGCTTCTAAGTCACTTGCAAGGCTCGTTTACGAAATGCTTTACCCTTAGCAAACAGGACTGATTGGACGCGGTTAGACAAACATTTCAGTTTGTAGAAACGATGATTGAAAGGGTGTTTTATTAGGAAGGATTCTTACAATTTAAGAGTAATCAGACGAGCGAATTCAGGCTCGAAGTCGCCCTTAAAAAGCAAAGCAATTTGACGACCTGCTACATCATGCTTAAGGGAGATTTGCAAATAGCGATCGGGATGGTACGGAAGGCGTTCTGCCCATTCGATCGCCACAATTCCAGGAGGGTATTCGATTCCTTCCCAATACAATTCTGGAGTGAGCGCAATAACCTCACTGGGAGAGAGCCGATACAGGTCAAAGTGATAAAGCGGTACTCGCCCTTCAAAATATTCGTTAATCAGATTGAAGGTTGGGCTGACCACGGGTTCTGTAATGCCTAACCCGCTTGCAATTCCCTGGATGAGAGTCGTTTTGCCGCTGCCCAAGTCACCGTCGAGCAGTAGGGTCGTGCCACTTAGGAGCGATCGCCCCAGGGTTACGCCCAATTCGTGGGTTGTGTCTGCATCTGGCAATGTTAGCGTCACGGACGGTTCAACCATAATGGGCTGTAAGAACTGAGTTCAAAAACAAAAGGGCAAGCACACGGGTGCTGCCCTCTCTCAAATGGCTAGTTAGAATGCCAGACCAATCAAGCTTAGTTGTCGTAAATCCGACATTCGTCAGCTTCGGGGTTTGCATCACAATACTGCTGAAGAGAGTTCTTGGGAGTCTCTTTTTGCCGCTGGTGAGCAGCTTCAGCTTGCAGTTCCTCAACTGCATCCCAAGCAGCGGCACATTCAACAGAGCCGTCACCCTTGATCTCGCATACACTGCGAGCTTCGTCACGTTCTTGTTCGATTTTGCTGTGGATATCGTTCATAGATTTTGGCTGTCTCAACTTATGTCCATCGGTATATTAGAGCATTCTTACTCTGAATGACTTGGTCTACTTGGGGGTTTCCAAGTCTGCCGTTGGTAGCTACTAGGCTGTAGCTGGCGGGTAACTATCTTCTAATAACACACAAACTTGGTGAATCGGAGCAAAATCCTGTTATAGATTTAAGATTTAACTTTCCTATCTCTGCGTTTGCGCGTTATGATTAATAGTTCTCTATACATATATTAACGCCTACAGGAAGAATTGCCTCTATCCTCGTAAGCAATTTTACTCAGTAGAATGATGGATAGAACCTCGAACCATTTCTAACTCAAGCCTGAGTGAATTTCTATAGTTGACAACTCTGAGGACTGATAGGATCGATAAAATTCCCAAGGGAAATGGCAATGACAGCGATGAATCAACCAATGCAATGGGTTAGTGGATTGTCAACCCGTCCTTCGTTGGAAACGGCGATTAAAGAGGTGGTTGAGCAAACTCAGCGATCGCTGCAATCTCCTCCTGACCTAGGATTGGTATTTATCTCATCGGCGTTTGCCAGCGAATATTCTCGTCTGATGCCGTTGTTGCAAGAGTATCTGTCAGTACCCACGCTCATCGGTTGCAGTGGCGGTGGTGTGATTGGCATTGATGCAACTGGGCAAACTCAGGAAGTCGAAGAGGAAGCGGCGATCAGCCTGTGTTTAGCCTGTCTGCCCGATGTCAAAGTTCATGCCTTTCATATCGCACCGGACAACCTGCCGGATCTTGATAGTCCTCCCAGTGCATGGGTTGATCTGGTCGGAGTGCCTCCCCAGGATCAACCCCAGTTTGTTTTGCTGGCAGATCCCTTCTCATCGGGGATCAACGACTTGCTTCAAGGATTGGATTTTGCCTATCCGGGATCAGCCAAAATTGGTGGTTTAGCCAGCGTTGGAGCCATGCGCCAGAGTAGTGGGTTGTTCCACAACTACCAATTGCATCGCGAAGGGGTCGTAGGCGTTGCTCTGAGCGGAAACATTGTGTTGGAGACGATAGTAGCTCAGGGATGTCGCCCCATTGGGCAGCCTTATCAGGTGGTTGAGGGCGATCGCAACATCCTACTGAAATTGGAGGAAAATTTCCCCAATCAGATCGGTGCTTCTGGGCAACCCCGCACCCCGCTAGAAATCTTGCAGGAGCTTTTTCAAGACCTGAGTGAAGATGATCGCCAATTGGCGCAGCACTCCCTGTTTGTTGGCGTTGCCCGCAATGAATTCAAGCAAAACCTGGAACATGGCGATTTTCTCATCCGCAATCTGTTGGGAGTAGATCCCCGCAATGGGGCGATCGCCATCGGTGATCGGGTTCGTCCCGGTCAGCGAATTCAGTTTCACCTGCGCGATGCCCACACTTCTGCCGAAGATTTGGAGATGCTGCTAAAACGCTACGACAACCAGCTATTGCTGGGGGCTGACTCTCCGACTCAAGCCTCGCCTGCGGGGGCGTTGATGTTTTCCTGTATGGGTAGGGGTGAAGGGCTCTATGGCAAAGCCAATTTCGACTCCCAACTGTTTAACCGCTATCTGAAAAACATCCCACTGAGTGGCTTCTTTTGTGGAGGGGAGATTGGTCCTGTTGGTGATGCCACCTTTTTACATGGCTACACTTCGGTATTTGGCATCTGTCATCAACCGTAGTGAGATTGGGAGCCAGCATTGCCTTAACCCCCTTAACTCCTCAGTCAAGACTCTTAACTCTCCAGCGATAGACCATGCCGTATGATGGACGCAGCATTCCATCTCAACG
This region includes:
- a CDS encoding YdcF family protein, with the protein product MFELLTRVLLWVLIVTIIWYIFSRFINKVYLTWLGGLIVFAFIILAFLEPTNKTVGTVWSILSLPLKPLGLAIFLLLNSLKEGTKKIAANQVVAALLVLFFTSTPIVSYWLASQTERSASTTVQLQGDSPPNPSTVRAIVILGDGTSPADPTYGVRTQFSSPEDGFGTGLVSRLYYAGQIYQNLAAQGNTPLVIVSAGPQPDSGAEGANRTEDTINLLVSAGVPEERILIEPEGVDVRSSALEVEQLLVERGYEKANDTIVLISPAINIRRATSAFAQVGLQAQARPTDFFAFQLREGRRLALLSDLVPNVEALALTTRVVDEYLTSVYYFLRGWLLNPVSF
- a CDS encoding Calvin cycle protein CP12 — its product is MNDIHSKIEQERDEARSVCEIKGDGSVECAAAWDAVEELQAEAAHQRQKETPKNSLQQYCDANPEADECRIYDN
- a CDS encoding FIST signal transduction protein; the encoded protein is MQWVSGLSTRPSLETAIKEVVEQTQRSLQSPPDLGLVFISSAFASEYSRLMPLLQEYLSVPTLIGCSGGGVIGIDATGQTQEVEEEAAISLCLACLPDVKVHAFHIAPDNLPDLDSPPSAWVDLVGVPPQDQPQFVLLADPFSSGINDLLQGLDFAYPGSAKIGGLASVGAMRQSSGLFHNYQLHREGVVGVALSGNIVLETIVAQGCRPIGQPYQVVEGDRNILLKLEENFPNQIGASGQPRTPLEILQELFQDLSEDDRQLAQHSLFVGVARNEFKQNLEHGDFLIRNLLGVDPRNGAIAIGDRVRPGQRIQFHLRDAHTSAEDLEMLLKRYDNQLLLGADSPTQASPAGALMFSCMGRGEGLYGKANFDSQLFNRYLKNIPLSGFFCGGEIGPVGDATFLHGYTSVFGICHQP
- the tsaE gene encoding tRNA (adenosine(37)-N6)-threonylcarbamoyltransferase complex ATPase subunit type 1 TsaE: MVEPSVTLTLPDADTTHELGVTLGRSLLSGTTLLLDGDLGSGKTTLIQGIASGLGITEPVVSPTFNLINEYFEGRVPLYHFDLYRLSPSEVIALTPELYWEGIEYPPGIVAIEWAERLPYHPDRYLQISLKHDVAGRQIALLFKGDFEPEFARLITLKL